In Sphingomonas sp. G-3-2-10, a single window of DNA contains:
- a CDS encoding flavin reductase family protein, whose protein sequence is MTASDTLNVDFKAAMRRLASGVGVLTAHGPDGAVGMAATSITSLTAEPPAILVCVNRSASIHACLSEGERFCVNLLSRHQSEVSAAFGSSAKREERFSVGHWSHDAEGLPWLEEAQANLSCRVAALVPYATHSIVIGEVSAVRVAETVSPLIYQDGGYL, encoded by the coding sequence GTGACCGCAAGCGATACGCTGAACGTTGATTTCAAGGCGGCGATGCGCCGTCTGGCGTCGGGAGTGGGTGTGCTGACCGCGCATGGGCCGGACGGAGCGGTAGGCATGGCCGCGACCTCGATCACGTCGCTGACGGCCGAGCCGCCGGCTATCCTGGTCTGCGTCAATCGCAGCGCGTCGATCCATGCCTGCCTGAGTGAAGGCGAACGCTTCTGCGTGAACCTGCTGTCGCGACACCAGAGCGAGGTTTCCGCTGCGTTCGGCAGCTCGGCCAAGCGCGAGGAACGGTTCTCGGTCGGGCATTGGTCGCATGACGCGGAGGGATTGCCGTGGCTGGAGGAGGCGCAGGCGAACCTCAGCTGCCGCGTCGCCGCGCTGGTGCCTTATGCCACGCACTCGATCGTGATCGGCGAGGTGAGCGCGGTGCGCGTCGCGGAAACGGTATCGCCGCTGATCTATCAGGACGGCGGGTACCTCTAG